A window from Candidatus Neomarinimicrobiota bacterium encodes these proteins:
- a CDS encoding integration host factor subunit beta yields MNNDSVTYTKKDVTQRVAEKLNRPVSQMKSSVDAVFETLREIMSQDHRRMRVEIRNFGVFEVKPTKAKPRARNPRTNEEVYVPPRRKSHFKPGRLLKQVLRQPLDPE; encoded by the coding sequence ATGAACAACGATAGTGTGACCTACACGAAGAAAGATGTAACCCAACGTGTCGCTGAAAAGCTCAATAGGCCAGTTTCTCAGATGAAAAGTTCGGTCGACGCAGTCTTCGAGACCCTGCGGGAGATCATGAGCCAGGATCATCGCAGGATGCGGGTGGAAATCCGCAACTTTGGCGTGTTCGAGGTGAAACCCACCAAGGCCAAACCGCGGGCACGCAATCCACGCACCAATGAGGAGGTCTACGTACCCCCCCGGAGGAAAAGCCACTTCAAGCCCGGTCGCCTGCTCAAGCAGGTCTTGCGCCAACCGCTGGACCCGGAGTAG
- the ruvX gene encoding Holliday junction resolvase RuvX yields the protein MARVLGIDHGTRRVGLAVSDPTRVIAQPLTTLERGESEAWWGQLAQIIAEQEVEAIVVGYPLTMGGSHSRQTGEVDRFISQLQARSGLPVLRYDERLTSVAARRSLIQQGVKTGHNKGAVDRTAAALMLQDYLDSRP from the coding sequence GTGGCAAGAGTCCTGGGCATTGACCACGGGACCCGGCGCGTCGGGCTGGCGGTCTCCGATCCCACCCGGGTAATCGCCCAGCCCCTGACGACTCTCGAGCGTGGTGAGTCGGAGGCCTGGTGGGGCCAGCTCGCACAGATCATCGCAGAGCAGGAAGTGGAGGCCATCGTCGTGGGTTACCCCCTCACTATGGGTGGCTCCCACTCACGGCAGACCGGCGAGGTGGACCGGTTCATCAGCCAGCTGCAGGCCCGGTCCGGTCTCCCCGTGCTGCGCTATGATGAGCGCCTCACCTCCGTCGCTGCCCGCCGCTCGCTGATCCAGCAGGGGGTCAAGACCGGCCATAACAAGGGGGCGGTGGACCGCACCGCTGCAGCCCTCATGCTCCAGGACTATTTGGACAGCCGGCCATGA